A genome region from Alicyclobacillus acidocaldarius subsp. acidocaldarius DSM 446 includes the following:
- a CDS encoding two-component system regulatory protein YycI, with protein MNWEVAKSWLIALFALLDVILGWLLYESRQLASGYAESPADALANTKTLLANQGFSLATSVPSGQPSLVTFQADFANPRWSSLEQAAFPGAKGKAQIAGGTLTTSEGQITVTGQGTWAVQYQPPLQLSPNRGPLAYVFRGADYAPDPITSDPVHGVYFEVVNGYPVFDADVVTVQEKGQLIGYTQTYIDHVQPNSSPKPVISALDALDSFAEAVDKTGSGQVNSVVKVDLGYARKIQVASGSQAILHSYWFPVWRIVTTAGVYFVNAFTGEVEMQNAY; from the coding sequence GTGAACTGGGAAGTCGCAAAGTCGTGGCTCATCGCGCTGTTTGCGCTGCTCGACGTGATCCTCGGATGGCTGTTGTACGAATCCCGCCAATTGGCGAGCGGCTACGCCGAGTCGCCCGCCGACGCCCTGGCGAACACCAAGACGCTTTTGGCCAACCAGGGATTCAGTCTGGCGACGTCCGTTCCGTCCGGGCAGCCAAGCCTCGTCACGTTCCAGGCGGATTTCGCCAACCCGCGCTGGTCCTCGCTCGAGCAGGCGGCGTTTCCCGGCGCAAAGGGCAAAGCCCAAATCGCAGGAGGAACGCTCACGACGAGCGAAGGCCAGATCACCGTCACCGGCCAGGGCACATGGGCGGTTCAGTACCAACCCCCGCTGCAGCTGTCGCCCAACCGCGGGCCGCTGGCCTACGTGTTCCGAGGCGCGGATTATGCGCCCGATCCCATCACGTCGGATCCGGTCCATGGCGTGTACTTCGAGGTCGTGAACGGATATCCCGTGTTCGATGCGGACGTGGTCACCGTGCAGGAAAAAGGCCAACTAATCGGCTATACTCAGACGTATATCGACCATGTTCAGCCGAATAGCTCTCCCAAACCGGTGATCAGCGCGCTCGACGCCCTGGACAGCTTCGCCGAGGCAGTGGACAAGACCGGATCCGGCCAGGTGAACAGCGTGGTGAAGGTCGATCTCGGCTACGCCCGCAAAATTCAGGTTGCTTCGGGCAGTCAGGCCATCCTCCACAGTTACTGGTTTCCGGTCTGGCGGATTGTGACTACGGCAGGTGTCTATTTCGTCAACGCGTTCACCGGCGAGGTGGAGATGCAGAACGCCTACTGA
- a CDS encoding YycH family regulatory protein, with product MRTWWRTAKTVILALLVAGSVVLSYALWSGNLQGGAEIGLTQTQTIPYSTSPSLASTVQPYEIDIRAGDGYTVARPGSAAYAAWTGLLMGLRAERPEPIAAMPTGSQVSVVFQFGIPLDPAVGRSWLGDLATSVGAINCRAIALNAGPGSTCTVVYEGMNAAGKPELIEATASLPASALMRQAQHDVAEAPYAAWSDFEGESFVPVRGRMTSYVYAFTEPSIMPLVQSFFVNPQALTRIQESKAVTIWTDGSRAVQVDRAALSLQYEDPNASTAPAHTEDYIAAIDFLHAHGGGPSHLIGFDLVGMLTVNLNGPSFSFAQYVDGYPILSNGADYNFEIDSGHVMEFDRPLWELTKPVQASSVPVLGADALAKALAKVTGAKTVSLSTFHVEPGYWPSMQGTKPGQIRLLPVDYVTNASGGVWVLNAATGQLIAGGLS from the coding sequence CTTGTCGCGGGCAGCGTCGTGCTGAGTTACGCCCTCTGGTCGGGCAACCTCCAGGGCGGCGCCGAGATCGGGCTGACGCAGACCCAGACCATCCCGTATTCCACCTCGCCCTCGCTCGCGTCCACCGTGCAGCCCTACGAGATCGACATTCGCGCCGGAGACGGATACACCGTCGCTCGGCCGGGGAGCGCCGCGTACGCCGCGTGGACCGGGCTCTTGATGGGGCTCAGGGCCGAGCGGCCAGAGCCCATCGCCGCAATGCCGACGGGTTCTCAGGTCAGCGTGGTGTTTCAATTCGGCATCCCGCTCGATCCGGCCGTCGGGAGGAGCTGGCTCGGCGATCTCGCCACGTCCGTCGGCGCCATCAACTGCCGCGCCATTGCGCTGAATGCCGGCCCTGGTTCCACGTGCACCGTGGTGTACGAAGGGATGAACGCAGCCGGCAAGCCGGAGCTCATCGAGGCCACGGCGTCGCTCCCGGCGTCCGCCTTGATGCGCCAGGCGCAGCACGATGTCGCCGAGGCGCCGTATGCAGCGTGGAGCGACTTCGAAGGCGAGAGCTTTGTCCCGGTGCGCGGGCGGATGACGAGCTACGTGTACGCGTTCACCGAACCCTCCATCATGCCGCTCGTGCAGTCGTTCTTCGTTAATCCACAGGCCCTCACCCGCATCCAGGAGAGCAAGGCCGTCACCATTTGGACGGACGGCAGCCGAGCCGTACAGGTGGATCGCGCCGCGCTCTCGCTGCAGTACGAAGACCCGAACGCCAGCACCGCGCCCGCTCACACCGAGGACTACATCGCCGCCATCGACTTCCTGCATGCGCATGGCGGAGGGCCGAGCCATCTCATCGGCTTCGACCTCGTCGGGATGCTGACCGTCAACCTGAACGGTCCCAGCTTCTCGTTCGCGCAGTACGTCGACGGATACCCCATCCTCTCGAACGGCGCCGATTACAACTTCGAAATTGACAGCGGACACGTGATGGAGTTCGATCGACCGCTCTGGGAACTGACGAAGCCTGTGCAGGCGTCTTCGGTGCCCGTCCTGGGCGCGGACGCCCTGGCGAAGGCGCTTGCAAAGGTCACGGGCGCGAAAACCGTCTCGCTCTCGACGTTTCACGTGGAACCCGGCTACTGGCCGTCCATGCAGGGAACGAAGCCCGGACAGATCCGCCTGCTGCCAGTCGACTACGTGACGAACGCGAGCGGCGGCGTGTGGGTCCTGAACGCGGCGACGGGCCAACTGATCGCGGGGGGATTGTCGTGA